The DNA window AGCCAGGATCAAACTCTCCATAAAAAGAGCTTGAAACGCTCATAATTAAGAATTGAACAGGGTCGTTCATTCGCTCTTCAGTTTTCAAGGAACGCTTGTTGCTTCAGGCTTTTTCAACCCTGCCGCCTCTTGCGGCGACAAGATCTATCTTATCAAACCGTGATGATCTTGTCAACAACTTTTTTTGAAGTTGTTTTTTTGTTTCGCTGCCGTGTTGCGGCGACAGATATTAATTTAACATGGGCAGGCTTTTACGTCAAGAGGTTTTTTAAATTTATTAGGATGCTCTTTTGGAGGATCATGATTCAATTGGCTCCCACCCAAAATAGAGGAGCGAGCAATCCCTTGTGGCTCCTCTAAGAATAAAAAAAGTATATGACAAAACAAGTCTTTGTCGTACTCAAGTTAGTGCGTTAGCTTTGATTTACGCCCATTTGGTAAATGAAGCGATGGGATGATAACAAAAAGGGCAACCATAAATACAAAGAAAGCAATCCCATAAATACCGAAGAGCGAAAGTTGATCTTTTAACTTTCCGGCGATACTACTCGCAATTACCATGGAAGCGGTATATAGCGGAATTAGGATTCCATTTACTCTTCCAATGTATCCTTCGTTCGTCTTTTGCAATATCAGTGTATTGAGTCCAATTTGGACAAGGGGCATCATCAAACCCGAAATAAACTGGGCAACTAATGTTATCCATAAATATGTTGATAAAACCGAGACACACAGACTAAACGCACTCACTATAATCCCAATCATGACTAAATGCTGGGGTGAAAACCGTTTTGCAGCTGTGATAACTAAAAGCCCGCTTAAAGCAGTTCCCGCACCATTCGCTGTCAACAACCACTGTAGCCATTCGTTACCCAATGCTAATCGCTCGGAAACCAAAAATACACTTAAGGGTTGAACCAGCCCAAACCCTAAATAGGATAAAATAAAACAGATACCCACTCGCTTCAGTTTTCTTTTTGAGAAGACATAGCGAAAGCCTGCTTTCATCTCAAAAAGAATGGCGGTTTTAGCCTGTTCTCCCTTGGTTTGTTGATCGTGAGGAAGGAGTGTTTGTACCAGCGCCGATAAGAGATACATCATCCCCATAATCGCGATCGCTACATCAACACCAAATCGTTGAAATACGAAGGTACCTATTACCGGGCCAAGGAGAATAAAGATCGAAAAAGCGGTCTGATAGATCGCGAGGCCTATTTTTAATTGGTTCTCTTGGAGATGCTTTTTAAATAACTTGAATCCTGCCGGTTGTGAAAATTGCATAAAGCTAGCATACGCAAGCGGTACAAGGAATACTGCCTTCCAACTGATAAAAAGAAACGCAATCAGAACGATAAATACAAATACAGCGTTTAACAAATCACATACAATCAGTGTTCTTTTTGGTCGCCAGCGATCCGCGAAGGTTCCACCGATAAAGGAAAAAAAGATTACCGGAGCAAATTCTGCTACCGTTAGCAACGAAATCGCAAATGGATCGTGTTCGTCCGTTCGATGATAAACATCAGTACGGCATAATAACGAATCCAAATACCGACTTGTGAACATAAGATCGCTGTAATCATAACCAAAAGAACGCGATTGCGGAATAAAGCTGACAGTTTGGATTCGATTATTTCCTCTTGTGGCATATTGATAGTCCCTTTCATCGTCATCGAGAAATGCTTTATTCCACGAATCTGCCCTTCGCTTCGAAATCAACATCATACTCAATATATCTTGCAGTTTTCTTTGCCATCTCATTACCGTAAAAACGGTCGACCAGATGAAGGGACATTTCGATACCTGCAGAAACGCCAGCAGCTGTAATGATCTTTCCCTGATCAACAAACTTCACTTTTTTCATCACAGTCGTATCTGGAAATCTGTTTTGTAACTCCTCAATACTTGCCCAATGAGTGGTTACTTGCTTTCCATTAAGTAAACCAGCTTTCGCTAATAAAAAAGCACCCGTACAAACCGATGCCATGACTTGAACATGTTCCATCCGTTCCTTAAGCCACTGAATGGTTGCAGCATTATAAAACTCGTTTTCAATACCCGGCCCTCCCGGAATAACGATGATGTCAAATGGAGGAGCAGAACAGAAGCTATCATTGGGTAATATCTTTAGCCCATTTCTGGCTACAATCGTTTCTCCTGATTCCGAGAACGTCGCAACTTGAAAAGGTTTGGCTTTCCAATCTTGCTCAAATTGAGTAACCGATAAAACTTCAAATGGACCAGCAAAGTCGAGTACCTCTACACCTTCAAATAAAAAGATCCCTACACTGATTGGCTTCATAATCAAATTCCTCACTCTTCATATTTTCGAATACATCTCGATTATAAAAATGAAAACGGGTTTGATCATGACTCAAAAGAGCTATTAGATGTGTCAAAGAATTGAAAAGCGCAAATAAATATGCCGATTATTTTGATAACCTATTTTGAAAAATGGACTACAAATTAGACCTACTAATCTTATCACCGATTGGGATTACCATTTCATTAAGCCCACCCTTGTTCATAAGCGTAACGTGTAAGTTGAACTCTATTTTTTAAATGAAGCTTATGCATAATATTTTTGAGGTGGTTCTTCACAGTATGCTCCGATAGGGTCAAATGATTGGCGATCTCTTTATTACTCCATCCCTTCGCCACAAAAGTTAATATTTCTTGTTCCCTTTGAGTAAGGTCATTTGGTTGTGCAATGCTTGAACGGTTAAATTCTTTCATCATTCGTTGCGCTATCTCACGGGATATCAAGGCTTCATTGTTCACCAATGTATGTAAATATTCAATCCATACCTCCGGGTTTAAGTTTTTAAGAAGATACCCTTGTGCCCCTCTCTTTAAGGCTTCAAATAAATCAGAAGCATCATCTGAAACCGTCACAATCGCGATTTTCACAGCTGGAAAACGTTCTTTAATTATTCCTGTGGTCTGAAGACCGTTTAATACGGGCATGTTAATATCCATCAAAATTAAATCCGGCATGGTTTGTTCAGTCAATTGGATGACGTCTTGTCCATTCGTCGCTTCTCCTATGATTTTAAAAGCAGGATCACTCTCAATAATCATTCGTATCGCTTTACGGGCATGCTCGTGATCATCACCGATCACGATTCGATAGGGAGCGTTCATGTCGCTTTCTCCTTTTGAATGACTAACCTTGTTTTATCTTGTTGTCGTGAAAGGGTTAAAGTCGCCTTTATTTCTCGCACTCGCTCCTGCATAATCCTTAAACCAAAGCAATCCAGTTGTTGAAATGGATTTCCATGAAATCCTTGGCCGTTATCCTCTACTTCCAAACACCAACCCCATTCCTTTGATTGAAATCGAATTGTAGCATGGGAAGCATGAGCATGTTTTCGGATATTGGTTAACGCTTCCTGGATGCAAGCAAACAGTTCCACTTTTTCTTTTGCTGACAGCTGCGTCTCTGCCAACTCTAATTGTAATTCAACGATTACCCCAGTATCGAATTGAAACCGTTCTACCAGCTCTTGGACAGACATTTTCCATGCTGTAGCTGGAGTCGATGCAGGAGTGCCCTTTAGATTAGAAATCGAATGGCGAACATAGTTGTGAATCTGCCGTAAACTTTTGTCTAACTCCTCCCACCCCATATCGGGCTGCTTTTGTTTCATCTGACTGATCTGTACCGAACATAAAAACAAGGATTGAGCGATTCCATCATGCAACTCCCGTGCAATCCGTTCACGCTCCTGTAAGATTGCTTTTTCTGTTCGTTCTTTTTTTAGTTGCTCCTGTAGCTGTTCATACCTTTTAAACAATTGGACAAGAAAAGTCATCGTAACAAAAAAAACAATGATCGGTGATAACCAGTTACCCAGTTCCATCGAAATATAAGGAAGCAGAAATTCGTGACGCACATATTCCCACAGTCCGATCACGATCGTGGGAATGATGAGTATCAACCATTTAATTTGTTTATCAGACATGTCGAGATTGCTCCATGAGAAGGATTTTCGTTTGCTTTTTATCCATTAAATATGGATACGTCAAGACCAATCCGGCCACATACAATCCCAAGGCGATATAAGCCGGTAACAAATGAAAATGATCAATATAGCCCACATCAAAATGAACCCCGATTCCAGCGACAAAACCGGGAAGCCCGCTTAAGAAAAGCGCCCACCACACCCAGCGCTCCCCTTGCCGGATTCCCCATAAGGCCGTTAACAAAAAAACGATTCCCGTCGCTAGCAATGTGCCGCCAAAACCTGCGCGGTCATGGGCGATCAGAGGCTTGTGCATTTCACGGGAGACAGCCGCTACCGCAGCAAGGTGCTCCATCCATTCCCGTTGATCCCAGTCACGATGATGGGTTTCATCCAAAATAAAAAACGAGAGGAAAGGCGCTAGCTCACGCAGCAAACGGGTACGCTCATGCGTGATTTCCTCCACACTGGCAGTCGGTTTGTAACCAAGGCGCACCGTCAACGGAGTCGATATTGAGCCGATGTCACGCAAACGGGCCAATAACGCCTCTTTTCCTTGATTGACCCAAGGATGGGATAATTGAAGTCCACCCTCTTTATCATTTCGTATAATCGTGCCCACAATCGGCTCTTCTGTCACCATTCCCAAATCGAGTAGTCCTGCTCCAAATAGGGATAACGGTTCCACTCCCAATCGTTCGGGGTCGATATCACCGGCGATGGCGACGGGGGAAGCGAGTTCAACTCCTAATAAATGCCGGGACAATTTTGGGGATGGGGCCATATGACCCATATGCTGAATTAGTTGCTTCCCCAGTGGAAAGCGGTAAAGCCCTCGCATCGCACCCAGCGTCAAACGGCGGGCACGCTCATCCGACAGCGAAAACAACAACGGCTGAAACAGCGTGCGATAGGACCAATCCGGCATCGAGTGATTCGTCCCTTCCCTATTAACTTCAACCTGTGAAGGCTTTTGCTAATCGAAAAAGCAGGGAGACTTCCTGCGATGTTTGGAATGTGCTCCCCCTTTAATGTTTAGTCCACACTTGTAAGGATAAAAACAGATCATACTCAACGTGAAAAATTACTCATATCGCTCGCCATTGATGGAAAAGCTGGTGGTTACCTCTGCATTGAGGGATTGAGAGACGGAACAATATTTGTCCCGGGAGAGATCGACGGCGCGCCGTACTTTATCCACAGGAAGGTCTCCGCTTAATTGATAATGAATGTGGACATGGGTAAACCGCCGCGGATGATCTTCCGCCCGCTCTCCCGATACTTCCATTGCAAATGACTCCACCGTCAGGCGCATTTTGCGCAAAATATCGACGATGTCAATCCCGGAGCATGCCCCTGTGGCCGCCAGCAACAGTTCCGTCGGACGCGGACCTTCATTTTCCCCACCCACTTCCGGTGCCGCATCCAATAGTACTGTATGTCCAGATGGAGTCTGCGCCTCAAAACGCATCTTTCCGCCCCAAGTCATTTCCATTTTCATCGGTATTTTCACTCCTTATGAAAAGTCGCCTAAGATGGTGATCAGACCCGCCTCGATCAAGGCGGCAAAAAAGAGTAACACCACAATTCCCACCAACATCGGTAACGTCCGTCTGCCGATGCTTTTCCACTCTTCTCCGCTTTTTACACGGGCAGTGGTTGAAAAAATCCCCACAATCGATCGGGAGACCGTTATGCCTAAGCGAATCCCAAAAGCGGCCGCAATCAAGATCGCCGGCAGTTCCAATATGCCGTGAGGAAGGATGGTGGTAACAAACAGCACCAACGGATTAGCACCTGATTGAGTAGCAGCCATTCCCAAAACTACACCTAAGAGCATCCCATTGGAAAAGAGGGCAACCAAGGGAAATACGCCAAAAAAGAGCCCCGATACCACCATAATAAGAGAGGCGGTAACATTATTGACAAAGATGGTGACAAAGGCATTGGTATAGGTGGGGTTTTGCTGGATCCCTTCCAAGGTTTTTTGAAAGTCTTCCCACAGCGGAGAATCCATCAAAGCTTTTGCGATGGTTTCCGATCCTGCATATCCGGCCAATGCGGTAAACAGAAAAACGAATGTGGCAAAGATCAGGAAATTTTTATCTTCCCCAACGGCTCGAATAAAACGACGCATCCCCTCACACTCCTCTTTTCCCACCAACCTATCATAACACTCGTCCACGAGAATACATTTAAAGTGGGACAGGTGCATCAAGCACCCATTAACGATTGTGGCGGAGGTGGCGGGAGTTGAATTTCTTCTGGGTATTGTCGGGCAAACGGCTAAAGCGCATCCTGATGGTGGCGGTTGCCCTAATCCTGGCATTTGGTATTTATGTGGCGGAACAGCGGGACATCCAGGTCTTTATGCCGCTTAATCAAGGTCCGGCAGCAGTCTACAGTGTCGATACGGATCAAAAAAAGTTGGCCCTTACCTTTGACATCAGTTGGGGGGAAGAGCGAGCGGGGCCCATTCTCGATGTTTTGGAACAAAAAGGGATAAAAAACGCAACCTTTTTCTTGAGCTCCCCCTGGGCCGAGACACACCCTGACATCGTCAAACGGATCGTCGATATGGGATATGAGGTTGGTAGCCACGGTCATCGTCATGAAAACTACAGCACCTATGACGAAGAAAAGATTCGCACCCAAATTCGCAAAGCCCATCAAATATTGACCGAGTTGACTGATCAAGAGCCCAATCTAATTCGCTTTCCCAACGGAGACTTCGACAAACGCGTATTAAAAGTTGCCGATGACATGGGCTATACCACCATCCAGTGGGATACCGACTCCTTGGACTGGATGAATCCCGGCAAGGATAAAATTATCAACCGGGTAACCAGTAAAGCCCATTCCGGGGATATCATTTTGATGCATGCCAGCGACTCCAGTAAACAGCTGCATGAAGCACTGCCGGTGATTATTGACGATCTGACGGAAAAAGGGTATGAATTTGTGACTGTATCTGAGCTGATCGCAGGCTCAGAGGTAGACTTAAACCCCGTGGATTAGGAGGCTGACCACACCGGTTCAGCCCTTCTTTTTTTTCTTTTTCTTTCCTTTGTGCTTGTTAGTCTCTCCTCGATCGGCTGTCTTGTTCGTTGAAGTTTTTGCCGGTTCCAGCAAGCGATGCAACTGCATGATTTGCCAGGTGTTGCAAGCCATTAAGGTTAACACCATCAACAACATCATTTCCAGCGATTGCGCTTCAATTGAAGGAACTGCCTCCAACCATGTAGCCGCCACCATAAAGAAGAGAGCGGGGATAAAGCCCATTTCATTGGTCGCTTTCATTTTAAACCATGCCACAATCAAGGAAACAATCAAAATCGTAAGCGGTAACACCAGATGCAGAGTAAAGGAAGTGGTCTCCTCTCCCTGCAAGCGAAAAGGTGTGGAGAAAATATTGACCAAAACGAGAACAGTGAATAGCAACTGCAACCCTTGGTAAAGATAAGGATTTCGAATAAATCCCCGGGCCACCATATTAAACACCATATAGGCAAAAAAGCCCATCTGGGCGATCGCGCCAAACATCAACCCCGCCCACAATAGATAGACAAAATCGATTCCAAGCGGTCCAAAAAACAGCTGTAACAACCCTCCAGCCAGCGGTGCCGTCAATGTTCCCAAAGCCAATGTCGTCCAAAACAGAAAAAATAATTTACGTATCGTCATCGGGCGATTAGCGCTCCTTTTTCCATAAATCCACACCCATTATACCGATGACCTGGCTGAATGCAAATAATATCCACATCACCAATGTGACAGTTCAAAGGAATTCATAAAATATCCTTCCCCTTCCCATATTAACAGTGTGAGCTTGGAAAGGGAGTTGACTCATATGGTTCATCGTTTGCACGTTGTGCCAATCGTACTTCTATCGTTGATCGTCACCGTTTCTTGTAGTCCCGCTAAACGACCGGAGTCAGAGTCTCCGGATTACGGAGAGACGAAACAGATGGTGATGGATGTTTTGCAGACACAAGAAGGCAAAAAAGCACTGGTGGAATTGCTGCGTGATCCGGAATTTCGTCAAGATATCATCATCGATGAAAAAGAGATGGAGCAAACCATCAGCGACACCATGCTTTCGCCTAAAATGGAAAAACAACTACAAAAGCTGCTGGAAAAGCCCAAGGTGGCAAGCAGCTTTGCCAAAGCGACGCAAAAAGAGCAAAAACAGCTGATGAAGTCGCTGTTAAAAGATCCTGAATATCAAAAGGGATTGTTGGATATTATGCAGGATCCTGAATACAGTAAACATCTGAAACAACTGATGAAAAGCCGGGAATACCGCCAACAGACGATGAAGACAATGGAAGAAGCACTGGATAACCCCGTGTTCCGGGAAAAGTTCAGCAAAGTAGTGGAAGAGGCGGTCAAGAAGCAAGAACAGGAGAAAAAGAAAAAGGAGAAACAAGGAGGACAACAGCAATCAAGTGAAGGGGAAGACGGCGGCACTTAGGTTACTTCTCTTAAAAAACAAGCGACCGTCAAAAGAACAGTCGCTTGTTTGGCCTGATCAAGAAGATTGAACCGGGCTCGTGCGCTCAATCACTTTTTGGGCCAGCTCTTTATACAACTTACCGACAGACGTATCGGCGTCATAGACGGAGGGTGAGAAATCAGGAGAAGAGGGGTCTCCGTTATTAGGAGCACCTAAGGGAATTTGGGCGAGCAAATCCGTTTGCAGCTCCTCCGCCAACTTCTCGCCGCCACCCTCTCCAAAAACGTAATCCCGCTTGCCACAGTCCGAGCATTGGTAGTAAGCCATGTTTTCTACCACACCCAAGATCTCATGCTCCGTATGCAGCGCCATCGCCCCTGCTCGTGCCGCCACAAAGGCAGCGGTAGCATGCGGCGTCGTCACCAGCAATTCCTTGCTCTGGGGCAACATCTGGTGGACATCCAGCGCCACATCACCAGTACCGGGAGGCAAGTCGAGGATGACATAATCCAATTTGCCCCACTCCACCTCTTGGAAAAAGTTGCGCAACATTTTGCCCAACATGGGACCGCGCCAGATCACCGGGGCATTTTCCTCCACGAAAAAGCCCATGGAGATCACTTTGACACCAAAGCGTTCCACCGGATAGATCGTTTTATCCACCACCGCCGGACGCTCCTCAATCCCCATCATATCAGGCACGCTAAATCCGTAAATATCGGCATCGATCACCCCGACGCGTTTTCCTTCCCGCGCCAAAGCCACCGCCAGATTGACCGCTACCGTCGATTTTCCCACCCCGCCTTTACCGCTGGCGACTGCAATAAAGAGAGTGTTGGAATCTTGCGCTGTTAGTGAGGAGGCTTGTTCCGCCTGTAGCGGTGTGCGCCCCTCTGCCCGCTTAGCACGAACTTTTTGTTGATGTTCCGCGCGTATGCGAGCACTTAACGCATCCCGCTCCTTTTCACTCAAAATGCTGACGGTGATTTCTACCTTTGGTACGCCAATGTCTTTTAGCACTTTCTCCACCTCTTGGATCAACTGATCCCGGTGGGGAGAATCTTCGTTGAACAACATCAATTCCAGTGTCACCTTATCTGCAAAAATACGGATATTGCGAACCAGGTTTAATTTAACAAGGTGATGTTTAAACTCCGGTTCTTCCACTTGGCGAAGCGCTTCCAGCACGTTTTCGATCGTCGTCATACCCTTGTTACACCTCAATCCAAAGCAGCTTTATTCATTTCCATCATACCAATCATCGCCGCATTTTCAAAGTGAGCCCTCTTCCTCCGTCTCTTTTTCCACGAGGTAACTGATTACTCCGTGGTAAATGGAAGTGGCCAATAGGTTTTGATACGGTTCCTGGGCTAAACGGGAAGCCTCTTCCGGGTTGGATAAAAAGCCGACCTCTACCAAAGCCGAAGGAACGGATGAGGTTTTCAATATGTAAATTTCTCCGCTGTGCCGTTCTTTCCGTTTGGTGTTTTCCAGATTGCGAACTAACTCATTTTGGATATGACCGGCGAGTAACTCATTATCTTCCAAGGTGGGGTAATAAAAGGTTTGGGCACCGGACCAGCGGGGCGAAGGAACCGCGTTTAGGTGGATGCTGATAAACAAGTCCGCATCATTTTCCTTTACCATCTGCGCCCGTCGGTATAAATCCTGTGCTTTGCGCTTGCGGGCGCCATCGTCCGCCAAATCCCGGTCCGTCTCACGGGTCATAATCACCAAAGCACCCGCCTCCTGCAAATAATCCCGCAACTGCAACGCAATCGCGAGGGTAACTTCCTTTTCCACCAATCCGTCCCGACTAACGGCTCCCCCATCCCTTCCGCCATGTCCAGGGTCTACTACAATGATTTTTCCGGACAATGGCATACTCCAGGCATCTTGGCTTGCAGAGCCCGTCCACCACGCCAGCACTGATGTCGCCGCAGCGAGAAGTAAGAGGAAGGATAAAACCCAAAAAGCCGGGCTCCGTTTCGATATCCATTCTTTCCACTGGTCCATAGGGGTCCCCCCTTTGATACAAACCGGGTTTGTCCCATATATATGGAGAGACGGGCCGATTATGCCTGTTACTGCATTCGTTTCCGCAGTTGGATGCCAAAATCAATCCCTTCTAAAAACCAGCGCGTCGCCACCTCGTCAAAAAAGAGCAATACGGACTGGCAGGTCCACTCGTCTACATGAAAAAAAAGGTCCATCTCGTCTGCGATTCTCCCTACTAAACGATCGCCTTGTTCACGAAAACGGGTATTGTACCAATGGCGTCGTTCGGAGAAGGGAAGATCAGGCGGGCATTCCACCGCACCACGACGAGAGTGCTCAATTCCTTGTACATAGGATTCAAACGCTAATCGATATACTGCTTCATCGACGGCAAACCGCTTATGAGGAGACAGGGAGCGCGTGGTTGGCTCCAATACCTCCTCCACCAGTCGGGACAATTTGCCCCAGGAGAAACAAGCCAGCGCTTCTTGGCGTACCCGTTCCATCCGTGTCAGTCGCCACGCTTCCAGCCATACCACTTTGCCCATCACAGTCCCCCCTTTCGCCTCACCGATCATCATGGCTTTCCTGATGTAGTGTTGCCGGGGAGAGGAAAGATTACCAGTCCAATCGATCTGGTACATTGTGCTACAAAGCAAAAAACCCCGCCGCAAAGGGCAGGGTTGATGCGATCCCATCAGCGCTTGGAAAATTGAGGCGCGCGACGGGCTTTTTTGAGGCCGTATTTTTTCCGTTCTTTCATCCGCGGGTCACGGGTGAGAAAGCCGGCTTTTTTCAGGGACGGACGCAGTTCCGGATCTACTTTTAACAGAGCGCGGGCGACGCCGTGGCGGATCGCTCCCGCTTGGCCGGTAAAGCCGCCACCTTCAACGGTGACCAATACATCGTATTGGTTGACCGTTTCGGTAAGTACTAACGGTTGCCTTACAATCGCCTTCAACGTTTCCAGACCAAAGTAATCATCCATCTCGCGACCATTGATCACGATGCGGCCGTCTCCCGGTACCAAGCGAACGCGAGCAATCGATTCCTTGCGGCGACCGGTGCCGTAAAATTGGACTTGTGCCAAAGTTGGTTCCCTCCTTTATTATCCGCGTACTTCCCACTGTTCAGGCTGTTGCGCCTGATGGGGGTGTTCCGAACCGGCGTATACCTTCAGCTTTTTCAGCTGTTGGCGACCCAGTTTATTCTTGGGCAGCATGCCTCTGACAGCCAGTTCAATCATCATTTCTGGCCGCTTCTCACGTAAATCGCCAGCGGTAATGCTCTTGAGACCACCCGGCCAGCCGGAGTGACGGTAGTACATTTTATCTGCGGCTTTGTTCCCGCTCAGTTGGATTTTGGCGGCGTTGATGACAATCACAAAGTCACCCGTATCCACATGGGGGGTATACTGGGGTTTGTGTTTTCCGCGCAGCAGGGTCGCCACTTCCGTGGCCAAACGACCCAACGTTTTATCGGTAGCATCTACCACATACCATTTCCGTTCCACTTGGTTCGGTTTGGCCATAAATGTGGTTCGCATTCAAATTCCCTCCTCGTGGCCACAACCATCGCTCTTATACATGGTCTGGCTTTCATTCAAAAAGTGTTGCGCCGAACATGTTCCACCGGGGCAAGTGGAAAAATACCAACGATCATATTACACCAACTTCAAGCTCGTGTCAAGATAAGGAATTTCTCTCTACAAAATCATCATAGCCCACCCGCATTAAACACAACCCTTGCGGCGGTAGCGTTTTCCCAGCCGCCTCCCGCTTTTTGGCAGCTACGATCGCGGGAATGCTATCGGCGGATATTTTTCCCATACCGACATCCAATAAGGTACCCGCGATAATACGGACCATGTTATACAAAAAACCATCCCCGATCACATCCATCGCTACCACTCCTGGTTGTGGTTGAACCATGCGACAGTCGTACAAGGTGCGCACACGGTGGGAGACTTGTGCTCGCGCAGCGGAAAAAGCGGTAAAATCATGGGTACCGATAAGATGGCGCCCCGCTTCAACCATCGCATTCCCATCGAGGGGGTGAGGCCAGTGGGTGGTATACCGGCGGATAAATAAATCGGGAATGGAACGGTTGTCCCAGGAATAGCGATACCACTTCCAACGCGCATCCTTGCGAGCGTGAAAGCGATCGTGCACATGCTCCACCGCTTGCACCAATACGTCTTGCGGCAAGGTGTGGTTAAGGGCGCGAGCCCAGCGCTCTACCGGCATCGTGGAGTCAATATCGCAGTGAATCACCTGCCCCTTCGCATGGACACCAGCATCGGTTCGACCGGAGCTGGTGACGCGAACGGGATGGCCCGCCACTTTTGTAAGGGCTTGTTCGAGGACGGTTTGCACCGTGCGGCAACTCGGTTGGCTTTGAAACCCGGAAAAACCAGTACCGTCATAAGCGACCGTCATTTTTAACCGCATGGTGCTCCCTCCTTTTAATTCCGCAGTCCCACCAGGGCGAGAATCACCACCGTCAACACGCCCCATAAAAGGAAGTCAAGCCGGGTGTAGCGGAGTTCCCGCAGTTTGGTCCGACCGACACCACCCTGGTAGCCGCGGGCTTCCATCGCCCATGCCAACTCTTCCGCCCGCCGAAACGAGGAGATAAATAACGGGATCAAAATGGCGATAAAGCCTTTGGCTCGTTTCCACACCCCTCCCGATTCAAAGGAGGCGCCACGGGCTTTTTGCGCTTTTATGATTTTATCCGTCTCTTCCCACAGCGTAGGGATAAAGCGAAGGGCGATCGACATCATCAGTGCCAGCTCATGTGCAGGCACCCCGACGCGGGTAAGAGGGGACAGGAGCTTCTCTAACCCGTCCGTCAGGTCGATGGGAGAAGTGGTCAGAGTGAGCAAGGTGCCGGTCACCACCAACAGCAGAAAGCGAAGGGCGATCATCACGGCCTGAATCACCCCTTCTTCATAAATGGTGAACCATCCCCAATCGACCCACACCTCACCACCACGGGTCATCCACAAATGAAGCCCGGCGGTAAAGGCGATTAAAAACAGGATCGGCTTTAAACCCCGCCACACCATCAACAACGGAACACCAGACAGCAACAGACCCGTCAGGGTTACCACCACCAACAAGCCATAAGTCAAACCATTGTTCGCCAAAAAGACGACGATCATAAACAAAAATACATAGATCAGTTTGGCGCGGGGATCCATGCGGTGCAAAGAGGAGTCTCCCGGCACATATTGGCCCAGGATCGGATTGGATAGCGCACTCATAAGCCTCCCCTTCCTTTGACCCGTGCCATAATCGCTTCCACCAGTGCCTCCGGTGTAAAACGATCCAATTTCAACGGAACGGCGAGTTCCTGATTGATGCGCTCCATGAGCCGGATCGTTTCTGGTAGTTCCAATCCCCATTCCCGTAAGCGGTCTGGGTGTTGAAACACCTCTTGCGGCGAACCACTTAAAACCATCCGCCCTCCCGCCATCACAAACAACCTTTCCGCATATCGACTCACATCTTCCATGCTGTGGGAGACTAAGA is part of the Desmospora activa DSM 45169 genome and encodes:
- a CDS encoding energy-coupling factor transporter transmembrane component T family protein, with translation MSALSNPILGQYVPGDSSLHRMDPRAKLIYVFLFMIVVFLANNGLTYGLLVVVTLTGLLLSGVPLLMVWRGLKPILFLIAFTAGLHLWMTRGGEVWVDWGWFTIYEEGVIQAVMIALRFLLLVVTGTLLTLTTSPIDLTDGLEKLLSPLTRVGVPAHELALMMSIALRFIPTLWEETDKIIKAQKARGASFESGGVWKRAKGFIAILIPLFISSFRRAEELAWAMEARGYQGGVGRTKLRELRYTRLDFLLWGVLTVVILALVGLRN